Within Sorangiineae bacterium MSr11367, the genomic segment CCTCGCGAGGGCGCGAGCGCAGGGTCGCGGCCATCGCGACGGCGACGAACATCGCGGCAAAGGCCGCGGCGAACACCCAGCGCCGGCTTCGTGGCGAAGGTTGCCGAAGGCGGGCTGAAATCGCGCTCCACTGCCGGGCCAAGCGCGCTTCGTTCACGCTGGGCGACAAAGGCTCGAAATGCGGACGTTTCGGAGGCGTGTTCACTGTGCGCCCTCCTCCCCATCGCCCAGGTGCGCGCGCAGCCGATCATCGCCCTCGCGAATCCTGCGTTTTACGGTCGACAGGGACATGTTGGTCATGTTCGCAATTTCGGCGAGTCCCATTTCTTCGACGCGATGAAGCACCAGCGGGATGCGCACGTCGGCCGGCAGATCTCCGACGATGGCATAGAGCCGGCGAAGCTCGGAGAGCCGCGCCTGCGACGTGCACGCCGAGGCGATCTCGTCCAAGTCGACGTCGAGCGCATTTCGACTGAAGCGAGTCGCGCCATCATGCGCCGCCACCGTATGAGCTTGCGCGCGAGCCGCACGAGGATCGCCGAGAGCCACGACCCAACGGCATTGGGGTTCTCGAGGCGACCGATGGATTGTATCGCGCCAACGAAGGTGTCCTGCACGAGATCGTCGACGTCCCGATCGCGCCCCATCAATCGAAAGGCCAATCGATTGGAGCGCATAACGCCGAAAGAGCGCCTCCTGCGCCCAGCCTTCGCCCGCACGCGCCGCCACCGCCAGCGCCGCGTCGGACGGGCCCGCCCCCGAACGACTGCCGGGCGACGCGATCTCGCGAACGATGCTCACGGACCATACAGTACCGTGAGCCCCCCCAAACGGGTCACGGCTGGCGGTACTCGACGCCCAGCTCGCGGAAGAGGAAGGCGAACACTTGCGCGTCTTCCTCGGCGCGCTTGAAGACGTTGGTGCCCATGCCGTGGCCGGAGTCCATCCACGTGCGCAGCAGGATAGGCGAATCGGAAGTCGAGATGGCCTGCAGCTTCGCGGCGAACGTGCGCGCATCGGCCGGGTTTACACGGCCATCGGTCACCCCGGAAAGGAGCAGCACCGAGGGGTACGCGGCCGGCTTCGCGTTTTGGTACGGCGAATAGGCGAGGAGCTTCGGCGCCATCGCCGGATCGCTCATGGAGCCGTACTCGGTGACGTTGAAGTGGCCATTCGGCCAGGACTCGTAGCGCGCCATATCCAAAATGGGGACGAAGATCAGCGCGGTGCGGGCGATGTCGGGCCGCTGCGCCAGCACGGCGCCCATGAGCAATCCGCCGTTGGAGCCGCCAGCGATGGCGAGCTTGCGACGCGAGGTGTAGCCGGCGTTCACCAGCTGGTCGGCGCTGGCGATGAAGTCGTCGAAGCAGTTCTGCTTCTTGTCGAGCTTCCCACCGGCATGCCAGGCCTCACCATGTTCGTTTCCGCCACGAATGTGGGCGACGGCGATGATGCCACCCTGGTCGAACCACACGCGGTTGCGCGGGTCGAACTTGGGCAGCTGCCCGAGGGCGAAGCCTCCGTAGGCCGAGAGGCGCAGCGGCGTGTCCGGCGATTTCTTGGTGCCGCGCACCTGCAGGACGGTGATGGGGATGCGCGTGCCGTCGCGCGAGGTGGCCACCTCGTCGACGACCTCCAGATCGTCGAAGTTCACCGGCGACTCGAAGAAAATGGGCGTCTTCTTCAGCTCGAGGCTCTTGGCGTCGAGGCGCTGGACGGAGAGAGGGGCCGTGTACGAAACGACGTTGAGGTACAGCGCGCCATTGGCCTCGGCGGCGGGGAAGACGTTCGCGCGCTCGGGGAAGCGCGCATCGCCGCGCAGCTTGCCGCCGAGGTCGAACACCCGCCCGTGGATCGAGGCCCGTGCAATGTCGAACACGACGAGGGCGTCGCCGGTCACGGAGATCTTCGTGAGGTCCCGGTCCGATGCCGGCACCACGACCTTGGCCCCTTCGAGGCGCGGCGTGCGTGCAGGCACGCGAAGGACGGCCCCGTGCGGATCGCTTTTGCGCGACACGATGAACAGCGCATCGCGCGATGTCTCGACGTCCGCCACCGCGTCCGCCACGTCGGCCAGAAGGCTCCATGTGTAGCCTTTGGCCGAGGGCGTCCCCACGAACCAGCGGTGGTCGCCGCCGTCGCCGATACTCACCCGGCACACGATGGTGCCATTTTCGCTGGCGCGCTCCAGATCCAGCTCGGCGATGTCGGTCAGGCCGGTGAGCGGCACCTTCTCGTCACGCTCGATCGGCGCGCCGATGACGTGCCGATACAGCTGCTGGTAGCGATGGAGCTCGCCCGCGGGCCGCTCGCCCGGTGCAGGAAAGCGCGTGAGGAAGATCGTTTTGCCATCGCCCGAGAAGGCCGCCGATCCGCCCGCCGTCGGGTACTGCACCCGCGGAATCGGGCCGTCGACGAGCTTGCCCGTAGCGGTCTCGAAAATGGAGAGGCTCGCGTCTTCGCTGCCGTTCTTCGAGAGCGCCACCGCGATGCGCTTTCCGTCGCGCGAGACGGTGAACCAGTCGATGGACGTCTGCCCGCTCGGATCGAGCACCGCAGGGTCGATGACCGTGCGCGGTGCGTCCGGCTTCTCCAGCGAGGCGACGTGCACGATGGCCGGCTGCGGCGCCGTGGGCGCGCGGCGCATGGCGAAGTACCCGTTGGTGGTGCCCTGGATGTCGGTCAACGTTGGCTTGGAGCGCTTCGTCAGGCTCGTGAAACGCGCCCGCAGCGCATCGAGGTGCGGGTAGCCGTGCAGGTTGGCCGTGGTGAAATCGTTCTGCGCATCGACCCACTTGGTGACCGCCGGATCCGCGGAATCGCGCAGCCATGCGTAGTCGTCTTGGAACGAGGTGCCCCCCGCTTCGACGGTCTCCGGCTTTTTCACGGTGGGTGGATACGCGGGGCGCGTCTTGGCGGGCGCCGCGGCCGTCGCCGGTGTTGGTGCGGGCTCGGTTTTGGGCGGCGGCGCCTCCGACGGCGGGGGCGGCGATCCGCCGCAGGCTGCAAGCAACACGGAAACGAGGGGAACGACGCGGAAACTACGCATGGTACCGCTTTACGACGAGAACGCGCCGGCGACCAGCTCGTACGACTTACGCCGCGCAGCGGCATCGTAGGCGTGGGTGGCCAGCATGATCTCGTCGGCCTCCGTGCTCGAGGCCGCCGCCTCGATGCGTTCACGCACGTCGGCCGGCGTTCCCACGATTTGCATGCGCCGGAAATGGGCCACCGCCGCCTCCTCCAGGGGCGAAAACTCGTGGGCCAGGGCCTCGTCGGGGCTCACCAGGCGGCCTGGCTTGCCGGCCCGGAGCTGCGCGAACGAGACGAGCACCGAGGACGCCATACGCCGCGCTTCCTGCACGGAATCGGCACAAAAGACCGAGAGCGCCAGGATGGCGTGCGGCTTCGCCAGCGGGCCCGGTTGAAAGCGCTGGCGGTAGATGTGCATCGCTTCCTCGGGCGGATCGGGGCTGAAATGCCCAGCGAACGCGAACCCGAGGCCGAGCGCCGCGGCGAGCTTGGCGCTGTACGAACTGGAGCCCAAAAGCCAAATGGGCGGCAGCTTCACGTCGTCCGGCATCGCCCGGATGGGCGCGAACGGATGGTCCGGCGGCATGGCATCGTCGCCGAAGCCGCGCAGCTCCTCGAGCTGCTCGATGAAGTCGTCGGCCGCGAGCGCCTGCCGCGAACGGCGCAGGGCCAGCGCCGTGAGCGTGTCCGTGCCGGGCGCGCGCCCGAGGCCCAGATCGATGCGTCCCGGGTGCAGCGCCTCGAGCAGCCGGTACGACTCGGCGACCTTGAGCGGCGCGTGGTTCGGCAGCATCACGCCGCCCGCACCCAGCCGGATGCGCGAGGTGCTGAGGGCCACGTGGGCGATGAGGATCTCGGGCGTCGTCGTGGCGATGCCCGGCATGTTGTGGTGCTCGGCGTACCAAAGCCGCGTGTAGCCGGCTCGTTCGGCGGTGCGCGCGAGCTCGACGGAGGCTTCCAAGGTTTCGCGGCTGGTCATGCCGCGACCGAGCGGGACCAGGTCCAGGACGGAGAGGGGTAGAGCCATTGGGCCCGAGTTTTCCTAGTGTCCAGCAAAACCTTTGGCAATGGCATGCAGGCCCAACGCCCAACCTATTGTGGCGGTCGTGAGCTCCATCCACCGCATGACGAGGTTCGGGCGTCCAGTACGAAGCGCTTAAACAAGCTTCTCGCCTTCTTTCGCCAAATCTGATCAAAAGGAGGCGTGAATTTCGTTCCTGCGGTCCGCCTGCACGCGGAAACGGTGATGGTGACCCGAACCGAAGGTCTCGGCACCTCGTACGAGGAGGTCACCATGCCGCTGATCACCTTGACCTTCCATTACGACACGGGGGCGGCCCGGGATCTCGCGGCGGAAACGCGCTGCCGGCACGCGATCGAGCGCCTGGGCGCGGTCGACCTCGCGTGCGTCGACGACATTGCACCGCCGCTCGACTGCAAGGCCGACTTCATCGTTCGCTTGGAAGGCGACGCCAACGCGTATTGCGCCTTCACCGCGCAGGCGCTGCCCAAGCTGCGTGCGCTCGGTTTTCGCGTCACGGTGGACGAGAATTACCCGTTCCAGGTCGTCGACACGCACGCGCCGTGGTTTCTGTCGATCAACGCCGCCGGCGAGGAGCTGCCCGATTGGTTCAGCCTCGAACTCGGGGTCGAGGTCGATGGCAAGCGGGTCGACCTCTTGCCGATGGTGATCGAGCTCATCGAACGGGCCAACGGCGAGGAGGGCGGGCTTCCGGCGCTGGAGAAGACCTTTCCGTCGCTGGTGGCGATGCAGGTGAGCGAGACGCACCACGTGACGGTCTCGCGCGAGCGGCTTCGTGCGCTGCTCCACGTGGTCATCGAGCTATGGCAGGACAGCCTGCACGGGGGCTTTACCTTTCCGCGGGCGCGTGCGACCGCCCTGGTGCCGCTCGACGAGCAATTCCGCACCGAGGGCACGCGCATCAGCTGGCGCGATCCCGAGCACGTGGCCGACCGCGCCTTTGCCTTGGCCGCGCGCCCCAAGAAGGTGGAAAAGCCGGCGCAGTTGAAGGCGACCTTGCGCTCGTACCAGGAAGAAGGGCTCGCGTTCTTGCAGCACCTGCGCGCCAATGGCGTGGGCGGCGTGCTGGCCGACGACATGGGCCTGGGCAAGACGCTGCAGACGATTTCGCACATCTGCAAGGAGAAGGAAGACGGGCGCATCACGAACCCGATCCTGATCGTGGCGCCCACGAGCCTGGTGGGCAATTGGAACAACGAGATCAAGAAGTTCGCTCCGCACCTGCGGGTAACCTTGTTCCGCGGGCCCCAGCGGCATGCGCTGTGGGACGAGATCCCGGCGAGCGACGTGGTGGTGACCACGTACCCCGTGCTGGTGCGCGACGAGGAGCGCTTCGAGCAGCTGCAGTTCCACATGGTGGTGCTGGACGAGGCGCAGGCCATCAAGAACGTGACCAGCCTGGCGCACAAGGCCATCAAGAAGGTCAACGCCGAGCACAAGCTCTGCCTGACCGGCACGCCGGTGGAGAACCACCTGGGCGAGCTCTGGGCGCTGTTCGCCTTTTTGAATCCCGAGCTGCTGGGCAACGAGGCTTCGTTCCGCACGCGCTACCGCCAGCCTATCGAGCAGCTCAAAGACGAGGACCGCCTCGAGTCGCTGCGCGAGCTGGTGGC encodes:
- a CDS encoding prolyl oligopeptidase family serine peptidase → MRSFRVVPLVSVLLAACGGSPPPPSEAPPPKTEPAPTPATAAAPAKTRPAYPPTVKKPETVEAGGTSFQDDYAWLRDSADPAVTKWVDAQNDFTTANLHGYPHLDALRARFTSLTKRSKPTLTDIQGTTNGYFAMRRAPTAPQPAIVHVASLEKPDAPRTVIDPAVLDPSGQTSIDWFTVSRDGKRIAVALSKNGSEDASLSIFETATGKLVDGPIPRVQYPTAGGSAAFSGDGKTIFLTRFPAPGERPAGELHRYQQLYRHVIGAPIERDEKVPLTGLTDIAELDLERASENGTIVCRVSIGDGGDHRWFVGTPSAKGYTWSLLADVADAVADVETSRDALFIVSRKSDPHGAVLRVPARTPRLEGAKVVVPASDRDLTKISVTGDALVVFDIARASIHGRVFDLGGKLRGDARFPERANVFPAAEANGALYLNVVSYTAPLSVQRLDAKSLELKKTPIFFESPVNFDDLEVVDEVATSRDGTRIPITVLQVRGTKKSPDTPLRLSAYGGFALGQLPKFDPRNRVWFDQGGIIAVAHIRGGNEHGEAWHAGGKLDKKQNCFDDFIASADQLVNAGYTSRRKLAIAGGSNGGLLMGAVLAQRPDIARTALIFVPILDMARYESWPNGHFNVTEYGSMSDPAMAPKLLAYSPYQNAKPAAYPSVLLLSGVTDGRVNPADARTFAAKLQAISTSDSPILLRTWMDSGHGMGTNVFKRAEEDAQVFAFLFRELGVEYRQP
- a CDS encoding DEAD/DEAH box helicase; the encoded protein is MNFVPAVRLHAETVMVTRTEGLGTSYEEVTMPLITLTFHYDTGAARDLAAETRCRHAIERLGAVDLACVDDIAPPLDCKADFIVRLEGDANAYCAFTAQALPKLRALGFRVTVDENYPFQVVDTHAPWFLSINAAGEELPDWFSLELGVEVDGKRVDLLPMVIELIERANGEEGGLPALEKTFPSLVAMQVSETHHVTVSRERLRALLHVVIELWQDSLHGGFTFPRARATALVPLDEQFRTEGTRISWRDPEHVADRAFALAARPKKVEKPAQLKATLRSYQEEGLAFLQHLRANGVGGVLADDMGLGKTLQTISHICKEKEDGRITNPILIVAPTSLVGNWNNEIKKFAPHLRVTLFRGPQRHALWDEIPASDVVVTTYPVLVRDEERFEQLQFHMVVLDEAQAIKNVTSLAHKAIKKVNAEHKLCLTGTPVENHLGELWALFAFLNPELLGNEASFRTRYRQPIEQLKDEDRLESLRELVAPYILRRMKREAARELPQKTEMMRLIHLSGNQRELYEQIRVAAHADVRKVIKQKGLAASAVPIFGALLRLRQVCCDPRLVQMNAARSVRTSAKYDSFFELLEGLLEGGHRVLVFSQFTSMLSLLAKGLEEREIEHLILTGATQDRQAKVDAFEQGLADVFLISLKAGGTGLNLVSADTVIHYDPWWNPAVQLQATDRAYRIGQQRPVFVYNLAVAGSVEERVMMMQHKKRRVSSMLLGDDEQQSAGLTADDVETLLAPLQDDERPAVSRVAAAHKAGAGAPNAPAVAASA
- a CDS encoding LLM class flavin-dependent oxidoreductase, yielding MALPLSVLDLVPLGRGMTSRETLEASVELARTAERAGYTRLWYAEHHNMPGIATTTPEILIAHVALSTSRIRLGAGGVMLPNHAPLKVAESYRLLEALHPGRIDLGLGRAPGTDTLTALALRRSRQALAADDFIEQLEELRGFGDDAMPPDHPFAPIRAMPDDVKLPPIWLLGSSSYSAKLAAALGLGFAFAGHFSPDPPEEAMHIYRQRFQPGPLAKPHAILALSVFCADSVQEARRMASSVLVSFAQLRAGKPGRLVSPDEALAHEFSPLEEAAVAHFRRMQIVGTPADVRERIEAAASSTEADEIMLATHAYDAAARRKSYELVAGAFSS